AGGTGACAAGATGACAACATGGGAGCACGAGTGGGCCCGGGAAACAACCTTCATAACAAGATCATTGgatgttctttttataaaagatataaaaaagattgtaaataatttatgaaattttGGCTTTATTggttgggtttagatctactttatgtatattttaattgtcttaaaactaaaatgttttaatgtttgtacattattaataaatacatttttaagaatgtCCCAGTGCCTTCCTAAAATCTTGTTACCCAAAATCTAACCTATCATGCCAGATCACAATTCTTCACCCACATTTTTGGTCACCCCCATGAAGAACAACTCACCTGGATCCATTGACTGCAGCGTGGATCAAACCTGTAGAGAACATTGGAGGCcgcatcaccaccatcatcaatTGAGAAGCTCCCACCGGCAACAAAGATGAAGTTACCCAAAGCTGTGACGCAGTGGTGACTCCTTCTTGCGGGCAGCCGAGTCTCTGAGAGCCATTGTTCCTTCTGAAGGTCAAGGCTGTAGACATCATCGCTGAGTTCCAAGCAGTGTTCTGAAACTTCCCCACCTATGAAGAGCAGCCTTTCTGTCCCGCTACGAAGAGCACTGCGTACGCTCTGCAGGAGTGGTTGTGCAGCCACGTTGGAATGGTAGTGGATGGCTTCATCCACTAGGCCCTCACAGCTGGCGTCTTTTGGTAGAAGCGAAGACATGGCTGGTTTCACCCGGTGTACAAGGTCACTTTTCGAGATCAGTGAGAATCGAATGTTCTGTAAGACCCGATAGGCTTGACTCTCTCGTTCAGGGTTGTGTGTCAACCACTGAAGTGCGGACTGTAAGAGTTCATGTTCACTGATGTGTTGAACTCGGTTGCTTGCAAGGTACTGGCTCAGCTTGTGGACATTGACGTTCTGCAAGTAGTCATTGGTGAAGGCCAAACTGCTGTAATTGTTTAAGATGAAGGAGTCAATGTAAGACCCGAGCCGATCCAGGCTGTAAATGGAGGCCAGCTCCTGCAGATAAAGGTAATTCTCTTCGTTGACCTCACTTTCCAGATATTCACAGCAGAAATCCACCACCTTCCAGACTTGGAGGAGATGGGCCGTCTCAAGAACATAGTCAATGTTACCGCCATCCAAAGTCAAGTCGCTACTGTACAGGAAGTCAACGACGGTTTTAAGGCCAATGTAGGAAGCCCCAACCAGTTCCACCTCTGTCTGGTGGGCCTCTTTCATGCCGATGGTGAACATAGAGTTGAAGTAGTCACTGCAAGCGGACAAAACATTTCTGTGGGCCGGAACTCTTTGGTCGTCGGCCACTAGAATGACATCACAGAAAAGTCCCTTTTGCCTCTGCTCGTCTAAGCTGCGAAGGATTTGGCTGGAGTTGTCAGGCCACTGATACAGCTAGGAGAAAGAAAGGTCACCGTCAGTATTATGCTTGaaaaaaagtgtctgaaataGCTGTGTGAACATTGCAGCACCCAATGAAGATCATAGAAAATTATAAAACAGAATGATTTATGTGGCATAAAGACACAGAAATTCACACCCCAGTATTGTTCAGTATTGAGACCGTGTGACCTCTTACTTTTCCTATCATGTGGTGCTGGGGATGCACCCAGTGGTGTCATATGGAGGTGGAAGAGAGTCAACAAGGGCAACTTTCTGGAGACGGAAGGAGCAGTGAGGGAGTGAAggaaaagcagtgttctccccaggtccttttagctgggcgcaccacccagcacttttcagtaaccacctggctgtttttgggtggggtacaggatcacaatacaggggccaccacctgcctacagcttctttccaccaagtttaaaaaaaaacattctggggagaatattgaaAGTTAGGTGTTAAGGGGGGTAGACACTTTTTTGCCATCTCTGACTTATCCATAAGATGTGCTTCATTCCTGCCCCATGGACACAGGAGCTGAGTAGAAATCTAATCTAAAATGAAGAAATTCTCccaagacagttgtcaccagaacaagcaGCCCTTTAGAAAGAATACCAGGTACTCTTATTCTGCTAACAACTGTAAAAGTTTGGATTCCCCATTACTTTCCATCCCACCACACATGGATCACTGGGACATCATAAGTTCACATACTACTTATACCTTACCTTTGATGATTCGCTGATCTTGTGAGGCCGCGATACCCGGCTCTGCCTGGATCCTTCCATGGTCACTTATTTGGCAACTTTAGAGAGTAAGAAACAAAATGAAACCATCAGTTCATGATTTCCTGTGTGACAATATGAGCAAACaagcattaaaataaagtacGGTAAATGATCTCTGTAGATTTATTTTCCTGAAGGATGATGGGGTGACTACAAAACACCAACAAAGAAAGCTTTTTGCTTAATATAattgagagaaaaagaaaagattacaTTTCTAtgaattttttaaggaaaattagGATATATTAGTTAATGTTTTTGGGAAATACATTCACTTTAAGCACTGTACTCCTAACGATGCAGTGAAAATGTGATGTTAGGTATTAAAATTTGTATCTGGAGAGGTCAAGGCTCAGGAAAGTAATCTaagaattttgaaaataaaagttaacaagCCTTCATTGTGCAGCAATTCCTTATTTTCTGGACTAAAGAAGAGTTTCAATTGATGGAAAGTTATAGAGTAATGAAACGGAGAGAGTCATCTGTGAGAAGGAATGTTTAGACCTGGCAaaacatatccaaaaaaaaaaaaaacctgatagtAAGAAATACATCCGACTCAGAATGGAATAAACCCAAGAAATGAAGTAAAGGAGATAATTATGTTGCATCATGAGCAGTAGATATCAGGAATTGGGCTACTCTAATGTCTCTGACCGATGCAGGAGTGAAGAGGGTAGTGTCCTCCACCTATTCTGGTCATGCCCAGGTCTGAGAAAATTCTGGGACTCTGTGGGTGCGAATACCCTGAAATTCACAAATTACAAGATACCTAAGAAACCTGCCTTTTTCTCGTTATACCATAATGTCCGTCCGTTTAGGTCTACAGAGAATCCATACTTACACATTTGATGACCGCGGCTATTTCTTGCATCTCCTTATTTTGCCACCCCTGTGCAGATGTGGATAAGTCAAGTGTGCGATATTATGCATATAGAAGACCTTATTAGGAACACCTGAGCTCAATTCTTTAACACCTGGTATTCACCATGTCGGTTATTTGTGTTTCactaattaaattatattttaccaaGCCTATTTATGTTCTTCATGTGGTTTCAATGTACTAACTATGGACTATTTATTATGCACTGATGtaatattcagctttaaataaagaatatttcaaaAGAATGAAGCAAAGGAAAATGGTATATAATACTGATCTTCATTTCTACTCTTttcaaaaataaacacacacaagggaatcatttattattttttcaatttgtggTTACAATGTTTAGGTTTTTGGATCAGAGGCAGGCACACAAAAAtggggttgaattactaaaggaatataggttgTCCAAAGAGCAAAGTGATTTATCTCCTTACAAGgattatttcacttagcttagtaaaaatCCAATCCTTTGCaaatataaatcctgcttatttgGATTAAGAATTCCAGGAATGTGATTGGTTTTTCCTTACACAGTGAAATATCATATCACCTCATTCGATAAGCTAGGttaaatatcccttgcaaggtgatcattCACCTTAGTAGGTAAACAGCCAAATTTCCTTAAAAAAGAACTATAGTTCCACGTTTAGGAATTTATGATCAAGCCGactattattgcagaaaggggcaggtgattgcaataatcttacctgcctaCCTGATCGCACCGGGTTTCTGGCAAGAGAAGCATGCGCAGGGTCAGGTTTGGTTGCCAGTGCGTGTGCCGAGAATGAACTCCTGCGAGTGTGCGCATAAGTTACATAATCCCAGCCAATCTAGGTTTTATTTAGAAAGATAGGAAGATGGCGGTACCCTGCTAGGGttcagggataggtgagtaaatGGAAACATTCCAAGATACTGGTTTTCTGATGTTAACATAATTATAACCTCTTCATGTGTAGGTCATATTTTaatctaaattatttataaaaaagaactGATTCTGTCACCCTCTATACTAACCaataacccctgaggaagcaggctTACCtgatctgtgaaacgcgttagaaATCTCATCTGAATCAACAACCTTAAAGAATCCTATTAGGGGGAAATGTAGTTGTATTACCCCCAtaaggggcagcacggtggctcagtgattagcacgtggtctttgcagcgctgagtcccaggtttgaatctcggccaggactctgcatggagtttgcaggttctccccgtgtttgcatgggtttcctctgggtactccagtttcctcccacaatccaaaaacatgcagttaggttaactggcttcccccctaaaattgaccttagtctgtattaaagacatatgactaaggtggggacattggattgtgagctcctctgaaggacagctagtcacatgactatggactttgtacagcgctgcgtaatatgttggtgctatttaaatactgtgtaataataatttatgtcaCGTTCACAGAGTGTTGGCAGAAACACTTTTAACTTGTTTAGTATGTtgctttgtttatgtttttaagttttgcaTTGTCGCTATGAGTCATGtgattttaacaataatattaaaaggaaTTTTACTGTACCTATAAAGTCCTATTTTTTCCCTATTTGTAGTGAGCAATGGTCCACAAATATTTAAACTTAACCTTTAATGACCTGGAACatcttataaaaaaatgtttaggtataaTAGGAAACCATTTTGGTATGTATTGGACAGTCCCTGATGCAACAAACAATACGCAAATGGCAATGAGCTACATTTTCACAAATTTGGAGACTGTTCCAGGTGAATTTGTTTTAACTGTGAGTGAATAAGTCTCCACCTGTAACTTCACCACATGttatgaatatcagattcactgctttttaaatagatcctGATGTGTGTCACATTCACTCATACAGACATTATATAAAGGCATTATGaactaatattacacagtatgtatatagtgccaacatattatgcagcactgtacaaagtccatagtcatgtcacaagctgtccctcaaaggagctcacagtctaatgtccccaccatagtcatatggaaTTATCACAGTCTATggacaatttgggggggaagccaattacctatgttgggaggaaaccagagtacccggaggaaatcacgcaaacatggggagaacctgcaaactctatgaaCTAATGATTCTTTCCAAATGATATTACAATCCATCATTCCATACATACAGCGATGGTACAATTGCTGGTAGAGTATGGCACTCATTACAGATTGAGAGCATTCATGATGCAAATGTCACCAAGGGGGGGTTGCCCATCCAAGGTTGTCTGCGTTGCCCAGTGGCATTTGTACCcacatttgaaaataatcacTGAATGAATCCACTGAGCTAGATCACTCATGGCACTGGAAAATTGTGGATTGTCATCATTTTACTCCACCGGCCAGTTTATAATTAAATGATAACGTTTGTTTTgaatatttatcaaacatttgtACCAAGCTTTAGTGATATCTGATGGTTTAGTGGTCCGCAGGTCCGAAAAGGTTGTCCACCACTGGTTTAGGGTACGGATGATTTCAGAGGGTTACAGAagctccttttttttcatttgcagacCTGATCAGAAACAGACCCCCAttttccaaaaatagaaaaaaatagcatGGAGAACAGCAAGAAGaacaaaggaaaataatgttcaaatataaataccataaatacaaCAAAGATACTAtaacactatgggctctatttataataagGCCGTCATCAAACAAGGTCCTCTAAGATGGGCACACTGGGTAAAGGAATGGTATGATCGAAGTGTCCAAGCATAAAGGTTTTAGGACTCCAGAACCCCCTCCTTCCTTTTCAGAGAGCTGTATGGGCTTGTAATGGCAGGCAGGGATTAttaagcatttccccagtctcttCTCTgcaattgtaacattgtaactgtGTTACAAATCACAGCATGGGCAAAACTGTGATCTCTGTTAGAGGTAAATACATGGAATGATTACATTCACACATTAATTACCAGGCTTGAATTTATTAATAGAATATTTGGCATTTAGATTTGATTTAATCCACAATGGAATAttccaaacataaataaaaaacaaataataaaaggttGCGCAATTACATTTGCTGCAATCCCTCATTTGGCCACTGGATGTCGCCATTGacacaatgtatatatttctatttatgtaCAGTTCAGCCCTCTCTGCAGCCATTACAGCTAATAGCCTTATCCACAAGCGACCCTGTGAAGGAGGATTGACCCCAAATAACACCCTAAACCCTGTCTGATTCCTGTCCAGCCAGATCTCTTCCTGTTGGAAGGTTGTCAGGCTGTATTTACACAGCAGCAGTGCAAAGCACCAACAACCCAGTAGCATTACATGATTACAATGTATACAGTGCCCAGAGACCACCCAACAAGATGGCATCTCCCTACCTGCAACAAAGGGGGGCTGATCTGTGCTGCCAGGCTCTCCAGTCTTGTTCTCCTCATCTAGAAGCTGATTATTGCTCCAGACCTCCCTTGCAGTGCATTGTTAAGATTCAGCTGCAAGCTCAGATCCTTTGAGGGTTCatcatgtttaataaaacagtgCAGAGGTGAGGGAAAGGGGGGTTCCTGCTCCCCCACTTCACTCCTTTGTGTTCATCTCACAGATTCCCAGTAATGCTTTGCAGCTCTCCATTGCACAGGAAGCAGATGGAACCACTGCAAGAGGGAGCTCCAAGCCAGCTGCTGCCCTCTTACAGGCTGTTATTAGCCATGCAGATCCCTCCCAGTTTTTGCAGAagaagcaaaaggaaaaaaaaatgacctgccCCATCTGCACTTACAGACTGGCAGTGCTAGGGTTAAGTCCCTGCAGCTTCATTCATAGCAGAAGTGAGAAGGAGTGAGGTAGCAGCAGCTCATTCTTCCTAAGCCATCCCTGGAAGCAGCACCCCTGGCACCTACCTGCCCTGAGCTGGTTAAAGGATTTATCCCAGGACTTTTCTGCAAAGCTTCTATTTTCTGTCTCCTGCTCAGCTTTTCCTAAAGCTTAAACACTCCTCACATCATGGCAACCAAGATTGACAAAGAATCCTgcagagaagcttacaatctagtccgAGATGACACCAATGGCATCAGCTGGTGAGTTGTAATGGGTTGGCAGGGCCAAGCAGGCACCCCTTGATGAAGTTTGGACTTTGCAATAAAACTATTCATTTCTCTGTAACCGATTACACTGCAGTCTTGTGAGTGCCTTGACCCAAGAGCTTGCATTATGTTAGCAGGTTATAGTGTCAATAATGATGAAAGGATTGTAGAACTAGAAGTTCCAGCATGCCTAGATAGAATGAAACTTTATAGTAAGATAGAATGAAAAAATCtctagatttatatagctctgacatataccgcagccctgtacaaagaaCACTAAGCCCATTCCATCAGcttctgtacagaagagctgacactctaatgtacCTCCACAgtcacattatttttatattatacatttatatagctctgacatataccataatgctgtacagagaacactgagccagtccaattggtctctgtacagaggagctgacactctaatgtcccccacagtcacacactattattatacatttatatagctctgacatataccatagtgctgtacagagaacactgagccagtcccaccacagtcacacactattattatacatttatatagctctgacatataccatagtgctgtacagagaacactgagccagtcccatcagtgtGTATACAGAAGTTGTACTCTTGTACACTCTAATATCATCCAACACACACattcatttatatagctctgacatattcggTAGTGCAGTACACATCATCCAGCAGCcatggaactacaagtcccagcccAGCGTTTGTACCATTTTAATAGCAGTCCTGAatataaattctttttctttcttttcttaggGTCACATTTAAATACGACGGCCCCACGATAGTTCCTGGAGATCAAGGATCAAACTATGAAGAGTTTGTAAATACTTGCACAGGTAAGTTGTAAgttatgtgttatatataatgGAGGGATTTGTAGTACATACATTGGCGCTGTGCTTGTAGCTTTGTATGGGCTGGGCGGAGGGCCAGGTTTGGAATAGGACCCAGGGGCTATAGTTTTGGAATGTGCAGCGTGATTTGTATTGACTTGTCTAGCCCAGCCCTACCAGAGAACTGGGCAGCCACTGACCCAGCTGCAGTGACTCCAATGGCTACATCCTCTGCATGTGATACAGCCCAACCTAGATTGCAGGTCGGCTCCATTCATTATGGGACTTTATAGAGAATATAATCAAAAAGTGAGATATAAAAACTCCTCAGGAAGTGTCTGCAGCCAAAGCCCAAATAATTTACCTATAAAGCTGCCCAGAAGTAAGATTCAGCTGGCCTTCCACATTATTCCATCCCGTCTATTTTCTGTGCAGGTTTCCactatcaataatattattattattattattattattattaataaacaggatttatatagcgccaacatattatgcagcgctgtacaataaataggatcaTGGGGTTGCATGCGCAGGATCCCATTTCCTGCAGCCATTTTTTCAAAGTGGGCGGAGCAGGAACCCGGGAACACGCGGGTCAAATTCTCTAAATTCTGGATGTTATCATTGATCAATTTGATACATGTGATCAGCTACAAGCATTCAATGGGTCATGTGATCAACATTTATGCCCATATATGGATGAAAAATTTGATGGTGAATGAAAATGATCATCCTGGAGACTTAGTGGGCGAGGCGGGCACACAGGATTTTGGGATCTGTGATTTAATAGACATGACCCCAAACTGAATGATATTTATGGTGCATTTttataaactctttttttaaatttatgttcattcatttattcttGCAACTCAACCCTGTTGATCTCCTGCAGCTACATCCTGTCTACCGGGGaggggtttcctgatggtgacaacagtaaatGTGTAATGAGTGTTGGCACAGTCACTTGTATTCTCTATTAGAAGCCTGTGtggcaaggtgacaacacaggagtacAAATGAGAGACAGAACAGCGTTGTCACCTAATGATAGGAAGGACGTtcaggcaggatcaccagggattattgtAAAAGACATCAACgtgttaaatattaaatgtgattttatcgGTTTGGGTTTACATTTATGTAACTCAGCCAGCAGCTTCCTTCCCGTTTGCAGAAAGTTCCCAGGTAAGCTGAGCTGGTGGGAGGCACCGAAATAtaaggaaggagaggaaggatTATTTGATCAGAACAGAGGCAGAGACGTATTACTGTGACACCGCCAACAAAAGCTTCCTGGGCTGGTCAGGTCTGGGAACTGAGATTGAAA
The genomic region above belongs to Pyxicephalus adspersus chromosome 9, UCB_Pads_2.0, whole genome shotgun sequence and contains:
- the KLHL36 gene encoding kelch-like protein 36; this encodes MEGSRQSRVSRPHKISESSKLYQWPDNSSQILRSLDEQRQKGLFCDVILVADDQRVPAHRNVLSACSDYFNSMFTIGMKEAHQTEVELVGASYIGLKTVVDFLYSSDLTLDGGNIDYVLETAHLLQVWKVVDFCCEYLESEVNEENYLYLQELASIYSLDRLGSYIDSFILNNYSSLAFTNDYLQNVNVHKLSQYLASNRVQHISEHELLQSALQWLTHNPERESQAYRVLQNIRFSLISKSDLVHRVKPAMSSLLPKDASCEGLVDEAIHYHSNVAAQPLLQSVRSALRSGTERLLFIGGEVSEHCLELSDDVYSLDLQKEQWLSETRLPARRSHHCVTALGNFIFVAGGSFSIDDGGDAASNVLYRFDPRCSQWIQVAAMNQPRVDFYLASVNDKLVAVGGRNENGALSSVEIYCPRLDIWTYVSELPRFTYGHAGTIHKDFIYISGGHDYQIGPYRKNLLCYDPRADVWEERRPMITARGWHSMCTLDDSIYAIGGSDDNQNSMERFDIYSVECYSPQCDQWVRIAPLIQPNSESGVAVLDGKIYILGGYSWESTTFSRMVQVYDKDKKKWVKGPDLPKTVAGVSACVCVLKNRGDDRNKKSKTKRHSDRGW